A single Biomphalaria glabrata chromosome 2, xgBioGlab47.1, whole genome shotgun sequence DNA region contains:
- the LOC106078609 gene encoding uncharacterized protein LOC106078609 isoform X1: MKWTFYISILLTYLLLREAVNATGSCPQHLASVAKSKSFIHRHICYLFVDNEVYWKQAREKCWNLGGEMLSIENEDTMNFIKQKLNSQELGWQRNGVWLGAQNRLKRWKWTNGRELNYTNWAPGEPSRWLGVMSVEDCVLMRQKEGWKWSDNVCGSLKFHYNYICQFPLIKPEESNIKISSEAQQYVNDNGYSTILTVIVSLCSFLLFLMLFVFLMLYCRFKSLKLKAAAGSVHYTNNTSAATDSSTYHGSTLTVETSYASQAPEPPRSQPPAVMPLHETPPYTEVVKPNNHLVKSNVFHQVQETNLLESQGACGGSDPELDLRTPLIKQDTVSSSNSDLGQYIDMRSVSSRASAECLMEDKHTYSNVDHKAEENLYEVLP; the protein is encoded by the exons ATGAAGTGGACTTTTTATATTTCCATTTTACTTACATATCTGTTGTTACGAGAAG CTGTGAATGCCACTGGCTCCTGTCCACAACATTTAGCAAGTGTTGCCAAGAGTAAAAGCTTCATACACAGACACATCTGCTATCTCTTTGTGGACAATGAGGTGTACTGGAAACAGGCCAGGGAGAAGTGCTGGAACCTGGGCGGAGAAATGCTTTCAATTGAAAATGAAGACACCATGAACTTTATCAAGCAGAAGCTCAATTCACAAGAACTGGGCTGGCAAAGAAATGGAGTTTGGCTAGGTGCCCAGAACAGGCTCAAGAGATGGAAATGGACGAAtg GAAGAGAATTAAACTACACCAACTGGGCACCTGGTGAGCCATCAAGGTGGCTTGGTGTTATGTCTGTAGAGGATTGCGTTTTGATGCGACAAAAGGAAGGCTGGAAGTGGTCAGATAATGTTTGTGGATCACTCAAGTTCCACTATAATTATATTTGTCAATTtc CACTTATCAAACCAGAAGAGAGCAATATCAAAATTTCATCTGAAGCCCAGCAGTATGTGAATGACAATGGCTATT CCACAATTCTGACTGTGATTGTCAGCTTATGCTCATTCCTGCTCTTCCTGatgctctttgtctttctgatGCTGTATTGCCGTTtcaaaagtttgaaactcaaaGCTGCAGCTGGTTCCGTGCACTACACAAACAACACTTCTGCTGCAACAGACAGCAGCACCTACCACGGCTCTACACTAACTGTAGAGACCAGCTATGCAAGTCAAGCTCCAGAGCCCCCTAGGAGCCAGCCCCCTGCTGTCATGCCACTTCATGAGACTCCACCATACACAGAG gttgTCAAACCAAATAATCATCTGGTCAAGTCAAATGTTTTTCACCAAGTACAAGAAACTAATCTTTTGGAATCCCAGGGTGCTTGCGGAGGCAGTGATCCCGAGCTCGATTTGAGGACCCCTCTTATAAAGCAGGACACTGTCTCATCCAGCAATTCTGATCTAGGGCAGTATATTGATATGCGCTCAGTGTCTTCAAGGGCCAGTGCCGAGTGTCTTATGGAAGACAAGCACACATACAGCAATGTTGATCACAAAGCTGAGGAAAACCTCTATGAAGTGCTTCCTTGA
- the LOC106078609 gene encoding uncharacterized protein LOC106078609 isoform X2, translating into MLSIENEDTMNFIKQKLNSQELGWQRNGVWLGAQNRLKRWKWTNGRELNYTNWAPGEPSRWLGVMSVEDCVLMRQKEGWKWSDNVCGSLKFHYNYICQFPLIKPEESNIKISSEAQQYVNDNGYSTILTVIVSLCSFLLFLMLFVFLMLYCRFKSLKLKAAAGSVHYTNNTSAATDSSTYHGSTLTVETSYASQAPEPPRSQPPAVMPLHETPPYTEVVKPNNHLVKSNVFHQVQETNLLESQGACGGSDPELDLRTPLIKQDTVSSSNSDLGQYIDMRSVSSRASAECLMEDKHTYSNVDHKAEENLYEVLP; encoded by the exons ATGCTTTCAATTGAAAATGAAGACACCATGAACTTTATCAAGCAGAAGCTCAATTCACAAGAACTGGGCTGGCAAAGAAATGGAGTTTGGCTAGGTGCCCAGAACAGGCTCAAGAGATGGAAATGGACGAAtg GAAGAGAATTAAACTACACCAACTGGGCACCTGGTGAGCCATCAAGGTGGCTTGGTGTTATGTCTGTAGAGGATTGCGTTTTGATGCGACAAAAGGAAGGCTGGAAGTGGTCAGATAATGTTTGTGGATCACTCAAGTTCCACTATAATTATATTTGTCAATTtc CACTTATCAAACCAGAAGAGAGCAATATCAAAATTTCATCTGAAGCCCAGCAGTATGTGAATGACAATGGCTATT CCACAATTCTGACTGTGATTGTCAGCTTATGCTCATTCCTGCTCTTCCTGatgctctttgtctttctgatGCTGTATTGCCGTTtcaaaagtttgaaactcaaaGCTGCAGCTGGTTCCGTGCACTACACAAACAACACTTCTGCTGCAACAGACAGCAGCACCTACCACGGCTCTACACTAACTGTAGAGACCAGCTATGCAAGTCAAGCTCCAGAGCCCCCTAGGAGCCAGCCCCCTGCTGTCATGCCACTTCATGAGACTCCACCATACACAGAG gttgTCAAACCAAATAATCATCTGGTCAAGTCAAATGTTTTTCACCAAGTACAAGAAACTAATCTTTTGGAATCCCAGGGTGCTTGCGGAGGCAGTGATCCCGAGCTCGATTTGAGGACCCCTCTTATAAAGCAGGACACTGTCTCATCCAGCAATTCTGATCTAGGGCAGTATATTGATATGCGCTCAGTGTCTTCAAGGGCCAGTGCCGAGTGTCTTATGGAAGACAAGCACACATACAGCAATGTTGATCACAAAGCTGAGGAAAACCTCTATGAAGTGCTTCCTTGA